The following are from one region of the Rhizobacter sp. AJA081-3 genome:
- a CDS encoding TonB-dependent siderophore receptor, with translation METWRFETAQQRWTMLAWPLLAGLALPPATAADGDARTPVPVTRDVADMDITELVNVPVSPFDVSSHLDRGYRASNAVSASRFDAPVSELPFAIQAFTEAFIRDQAPRDIHDIARYSPGVTYRSNDFSEGNANLAIRGFAVSSVPGGTQILRDGFAGPSIFDFTNIARVEVVKGPSSFLYGQVAPGGIVNIITKSPQPRFEASGRAGFGSYGQYRVEADVTGPVSSTLRYRLAASHDQDIHYWEPYDAQSRNFSPALWWQASERVSVSLKYENFRKLETPLLLQKPGYGRQRGIVPTPSDPNLAGVDVPGLPDTWNSMSDVDYRRSESEGLSAWIDFTLDDHWHLRGAYAKQHYSTDMLFSGNFGMPDNTTFLQGRRLRAQVYTNRDETLSVDAVGQYRFGAASLRVLLGAQQVRRQFENWAAQAPNDPALGSDPIASPLPLWDLRDPSTWNRHVTIPRSALTANPTDRRSDAEDRSVYAGSTLGLLDDRLLLLAGWRLTRTANTVENRLTQRVDRIDARKTTPQLGVLYKIDPGLAVFASYAESFVPGASVLNRLDGTTASAEPSEGKGFDLGLKSVLLDGRVSGTLSFFDLRNRRIVNDVARTNAAGSVEIFNLQSGEQRSRGVELDLTLKPAPRWQVYLSYSYMDARIVEVTGHDAAVLAQDPATLDAAGQINYKNVKLLHGARLQMSAPHLANLWARHDFGAGPLEGAYLGGGLNIVRDQTLLPDGPASSRQSYALVNALAGYAWRANGRPMSLELTGKNLGGATYRPSQSTRARPREVLLTLRITT, from the coding sequence ATGGAGACTTGGCGCTTCGAGACGGCGCAGCAGCGGTGGACCATGCTCGCCTGGCCGTTGCTGGCAGGGCTGGCGCTGCCGCCCGCGACCGCTGCCGACGGCGATGCCCGCACGCCCGTTCCAGTCACGCGGGACGTGGCCGACATGGACATCACCGAGCTGGTGAACGTGCCCGTCTCGCCCTTCGACGTCTCGAGCCATCTCGATCGCGGCTACCGCGCCTCGAACGCTGTGTCCGCCTCGCGGTTCGATGCCCCGGTGAGCGAGTTGCCATTCGCCATCCAGGCGTTCACGGAGGCCTTCATACGGGACCAGGCGCCGCGCGACATCCATGACATCGCTCGCTACTCGCCGGGCGTGACCTACCGAAGCAACGACTTCAGCGAAGGCAACGCCAACCTGGCCATCCGCGGCTTCGCGGTGAGTTCGGTGCCGGGCGGCACGCAGATACTGCGCGACGGCTTCGCCGGCCCCTCGATCTTCGACTTCACCAACATCGCCCGCGTGGAGGTGGTCAAGGGCCCATCTTCCTTCCTGTACGGGCAGGTGGCACCCGGCGGCATCGTCAACATCATCACCAAGAGCCCGCAACCGCGTTTCGAGGCTTCCGGCCGGGCCGGGTTCGGCTCGTACGGACAGTACCGCGTCGAGGCCGACGTGACCGGGCCCGTGTCGAGCACGCTGCGCTACCGCCTCGCCGCGTCGCACGACCAGGACATCCACTACTGGGAGCCTTACGACGCACAGTCGCGCAACTTTTCCCCCGCCCTGTGGTGGCAAGCCAGCGAGCGGGTCAGCGTGTCGCTCAAGTACGAGAACTTCCGCAAGCTCGAGACCCCGCTGCTGCTGCAGAAGCCGGGCTACGGGCGCCAGCGCGGCATCGTGCCGACGCCATCCGATCCCAACCTGGCCGGCGTCGACGTGCCGGGCCTGCCGGACACCTGGAACAGCATGTCCGACGTCGACTACCGGCGCAGCGAAAGCGAAGGCCTGAGTGCATGGATCGACTTCACGCTCGACGATCACTGGCACCTGCGCGGCGCCTATGCGAAGCAGCACTACAGCACGGACATGCTGTTCTCGGGCAACTTCGGCATGCCCGACAACACGACCTTCCTGCAGGGCCGGCGTCTGCGTGCGCAGGTCTACACCAACAGGGACGAAACCCTCTCGGTCGATGCGGTCGGCCAGTACCGGTTCGGGGCCGCGAGCCTGCGCGTGCTGCTGGGCGCGCAGCAGGTCCGGCGGCAGTTCGAGAACTGGGCGGCCCAGGCGCCGAACGACCCGGCGCTGGGCAGTGACCCGATCGCCTCGCCCTTGCCGCTGTGGGATCTGCGCGACCCGTCCACCTGGAATCGCCACGTCACCATCCCGCGCTCGGCGCTAACCGCGAATCCGACGGACCGCCGCTCCGATGCCGAAGACCGGTCCGTCTATGCCGGCAGCACGCTGGGCCTGCTCGACGATCGGCTGCTGCTGCTGGCCGGCTGGCGCCTGACCCGCACGGCCAACACGGTCGAGAACCGGCTGACGCAGCGGGTCGACCGGATCGACGCCCGCAAGACCACGCCGCAGTTGGGCGTGCTCTACAAGATCGATCCGGGCCTCGCCGTGTTCGCCTCGTACGCCGAATCCTTCGTCCCCGGCGCGAGCGTCCTGAACCGCCTCGACGGGACGACGGCCTCCGCCGAACCCAGCGAAGGCAAGGGCTTCGACCTGGGCTTGAAAAGCGTGCTGCTGGACGGCCGCGTCAGCGGCACGCTGAGCTTCTTCGACCTGCGCAATCGGCGAATCGTCAACGACGTGGCGCGGACGAACGCCGCCGGCTCGGTGGAGATCTTCAACCTGCAAAGCGGCGAGCAACGCTCGCGCGGCGTCGAACTGGACCTCACCCTGAAACCCGCGCCACGCTGGCAGGTCTACCTCTCCTACAGCTACATGGACGCGCGCATCGTCGAAGTCACGGGCCACGACGCCGCGGTGCTGGCGCAGGACCCCGCCACGCTGGATGCCGCGGGCCAGATCAACTACAAGAACGTGAAGCTGCTGCACGGCGCCAGGCTGCAGATGAGCGCACCGCACCTGGCCAACCTGTGGGCACGCCACGACTTCGGTGCGGGCCCGCTGGAAGGCGCCTACCTGGGCGGGGGACTCAACATCGTGCGCGACCAGACGCTGCTGCCGGACGGGCCTGCGTCGTCGCGCCAGAGCTACGCGCTGGTGAATGCGCTGGCAGGCTATGCCTGGCGGGCGAACGGCCGGCCCATGAGCCTGGAGCTGACCGGCAAGAACCTCGGCGGCGCCACCTACCGGCCGTCGCAGAGCACACGTGCGCGTCCGCGCGAAGTGCTGCTCACGCTGCGGATCACGACATGA
- a CDS encoding NUDIX domain-containing protein, protein MSETGWLDALRLRAAQPPLRPREPLRLGHAEIGSIEPGMGLRMAEAGLPLRAVANAWQIGSHDDETLADLAHWLRDQGLASRWRDELLPVTDAAGQRHGAIERAAVRPLGITTHAVHLVGRHPDGRFWVQQRAFDKATDPGLWDTLVGGLMSADEDVPKTLERETWEEAGLHLTELDRLRPLGHLQIRRPVDEGYMVEKATLFQATLPLRALPANQDGEVAGFACLGADELRSQLAHGRFTLEAALILAHALEQDGSR, encoded by the coding sequence ATGAGCGAGACCGGCTGGCTCGATGCCCTGCGGTTGCGCGCCGCCCAGCCGCCGCTGCGCCCGCGCGAGCCGCTGCGCCTGGGCCATGCCGAGATCGGCTCGATCGAGCCGGGCATGGGCCTGCGCATGGCGGAGGCCGGCCTGCCGCTGCGCGCCGTGGCGAACGCCTGGCAGATCGGCTCGCACGACGACGAAACGCTGGCCGATCTGGCGCACTGGCTGCGCGATCAAGGGCTGGCCAGCCGCTGGCGCGACGAGCTGCTGCCGGTCACCGACGCGGCCGGCCAGCGGCACGGCGCCATCGAGCGCGCCGCGGTGCGGCCACTGGGCATCACCACGCACGCCGTGCACCTGGTCGGCCGCCATCCGGACGGCCGCTTCTGGGTGCAGCAGCGCGCCTTCGACAAGGCCACCGACCCCGGCCTGTGGGACACGCTGGTCGGCGGCCTGATGAGCGCCGACGAGGACGTGCCGAAAACGCTGGAGCGCGAGACCTGGGAAGAGGCCGGCCTGCACCTGACCGAGCTCGACCGGCTGCGGCCCCTGGGGCACTTGCAGATCCGTCGGCCGGTGGACGAGGGCTACATGGTCGAGAAGGCGACGCTCTTCCAGGCCACCCTGCCGCTGCGCGCGCTGCCGGCCAACCAGGACGGCGAAGTGGCGGGCTTCGCCTGCCTGGGAGCCGACGAGTTGCGATCGCAACTGGCGCACGGCCGCTTCACGCTGGAAGCCGCGCTGATCCTGGCGCACGCGCTGGAACAGGACGGCTCGCGCTGA
- a CDS encoding cell division protein FtsZ, with the protein MSLTVALALFGAVVLVAMAAHTVWQSRRAQPRRVAQARPGEARDPGLAEGAVEPSFDAAPSAELAAADPAEVRAPRRMVPRIDSLIDAIAMLAIEVQVSGEMAISHLPSTRRAGNKPFFIEGLNVFTREWEPPAAGQRYSEFQAGVQLANRGGALNEIEYSEFVQKVQAFADAIGAMPDFPDMLEVVARARELDAFAGDHDAQLAVHLSSRSVAWSVGYIQQHAGRHGFVPGMVPGRLVLPGTEEGAPPVLTLSFDSQAALADDPNQAALRDVTLSFDVPQTDPASEPFVAWQASAQALSLGMDAAIVDDNGHPLGAESFAVIGSELTRLYDELAARDLAAGSAAARRLFS; encoded by the coding sequence ATGAGCCTGACCGTCGCGCTCGCACTCTTCGGCGCGGTGGTGCTGGTGGCGATGGCCGCGCACACCGTGTGGCAGTCGCGCCGCGCGCAGCCGCGCCGCGTGGCGCAGGCCAGGCCGGGCGAGGCGCGCGATCCGGGCCTGGCCGAAGGCGCCGTCGAGCCCAGCTTCGACGCGGCGCCGAGCGCCGAACTGGCCGCAGCCGACCCAGCGGAAGTGCGTGCACCGCGCCGCATGGTGCCGCGCATCGATTCGCTGATCGATGCGATCGCGATGCTGGCCATCGAGGTGCAGGTCAGCGGCGAGATGGCGATTTCGCACCTGCCGTCCACGCGACGGGCCGGCAACAAGCCCTTCTTCATCGAGGGCCTGAACGTCTTCACCCGCGAATGGGAGCCGCCCGCGGCCGGCCAGCGCTACAGCGAGTTCCAGGCCGGCGTCCAGCTGGCCAACCGCGGCGGTGCCCTCAACGAGATCGAGTACTCGGAGTTCGTGCAGAAGGTGCAGGCCTTCGCCGACGCGATCGGCGCCATGCCTGACTTTCCCGACATGCTGGAAGTGGTGGCGCGCGCGCGCGAGCTCGACGCCTTCGCCGGCGACCACGATGCGCAACTCGCCGTGCACCTGAGTTCGCGTTCGGTGGCCTGGAGCGTGGGCTACATCCAGCAGCATGCTGGCCGCCATGGCTTCGTGCCGGGCATGGTGCCGGGGCGGCTGGTGCTGCCCGGCACCGAGGAAGGCGCGCCGCCGGTGCTGACGCTCTCCTTCGACTCCCAGGCGGCGCTGGCCGACGATCCCAACCAGGCTGCGCTGCGCGACGTGACGCTGAGCTTCGACGTGCCGCAGACCGACCCGGCCAGCGAGCCCTTCGTCGCCTGGCAGGCCAGCGCGCAGGCGCTGTCGCTGGGCATGGACGCCGCCATCGTCGACGACAACGGCCACCCGCTGGGCGCCGAGAGTTTTGCGGTGATCGGCAGCGAGTTGACTCGCCTGTATGACGAACTGGCCGCGCGCGACCTCGCTGCCGGCTCCGCGGCGGCACGGCGGCTGTTCAGCTGA
- a CDS encoding DMT family transporter: protein MALSWPVVAAVLFGALLHASWNALIKGGTDKSLDTALILGLGMVVALPVVAVVGLPAREAWPYLAASIVVHLGYYIALVSAYRHGDLGLTYPVMRGLAPLLVACASAALIGEVLPLAAWFGLMAISVGVVGVGLSRSALGGHPGKALRYALANAAIIALYTVIDGLGVRAAGHALSYVATLFLFEGLPYFLLVMWRRGEQRPQAWRYMARRWKLGLAGTAASFGSYAIALWAMTQAPVATVAALRETSVLFAAALGTLWLKEDFGALRAAGTVLVLAGVLSLRLA, encoded by the coding sequence ATGGCGCTGAGCTGGCCGGTGGTGGCCGCGGTGCTGTTCGGCGCGCTGCTGCACGCCTCGTGGAATGCGCTCATCAAGGGCGGCACCGACAAGTCGCTGGACACGGCGCTGATCCTCGGGCTGGGCATGGTCGTGGCGCTGCCGGTGGTGGCCGTCGTCGGCCTGCCGGCGCGCGAAGCCTGGCCCTACCTCGCCGCCTCGATCGTGGTGCACCTGGGCTACTACATCGCGCTGGTCAGCGCCTACCGGCATGGCGACCTCGGGCTGACCTACCCGGTGATGCGCGGTCTGGCACCGCTGCTGGTGGCCTGCGCCAGTGCGGCGCTGATCGGCGAGGTGCTGCCCCTGGCCGCATGGTTCGGCCTGATGGCCATCAGTGTGGGCGTGGTCGGCGTGGGCCTGTCGCGCAGTGCCCTCGGCGGCCACCCCGGCAAGGCGCTGCGCTACGCGCTGGCCAACGCCGCGATCATCGCGCTGTACACCGTGATCGACGGCCTGGGCGTGCGCGCCGCGGGCCATGCGCTGAGCTACGTGGCCACCCTTTTCCTCTTCGAAGGTCTGCCCTACTTCCTGCTCGTCATGTGGCGGCGCGGCGAGCAGCGGCCGCAGGCCTGGCGCTACATGGCCCGTCGCTGGAAGCTCGGGCTGGCCGGCACCGCCGCCTCGTTCGGCTCCTATGCGATCGCACTGTGGGCCATGACGCAGGCCCCAGTGGCGACCGTGGCGGCGCTGCGCGAAACCTCGGTGCTGTTCGCCGCCGCGCTGGGCACGCTGTGGCTGAAGGAGGATTTCGGCGCCCTGCGTGCCGCCGGGACCGTGCTGGTGCTGGCCGGCGTGCTGTCATTGCGTCTGGCTTGA
- a CDS encoding response regulator, with the protein MMPLRSQDIRGKLALALFVAALLAFMAASGAVLLLERFTLEMRARTVVEPYVQLVSVGAEAAVAFRDTTRAQEILDTLRANAQILDAQIVLADGSELARYRARGQTAPEDLPPRADGLLVSQDRHTVDSWQGLRDGARLHLVMHLGELERQTRDALLMIAAGTIVLLTVLAFGLRAALQRSIVSPIAALAEAVDRVRTGADYGPRVPVAGADEIARLGQGFNAMLQAISEREGELRRLSVVHRAVLDNVGTGIVSVGRDGVVTTFNRASERLLGYSADEVVGKLTPATWHDPQEVAHRARELTDQLGEPVEPGMEVFFARARRNLPDESEWNFIRKDGTRVPVQLTLTAKRGEAGEPLGFVGLVLDLTERKQAEAAQHRYQVELEQTVQQRTAELRLARDAAQAANQAKSAFLANMSHEIRTPMNAILGMSALALKGELAPQQRNYVGKAHAAAKSLLGIINDILDFSKIEAGKLQLESIAFSLDEVLAQLVDVLGLRAEEAGLELLLDLPANLPTALLGDPSRLGQVLLNLGNNAVKFTEHGEVTIAVAALSCDASSALLQFEVRDTGIGMSTEVQQHLFESFSQADASTSRRYGGTGLGLAISRHLVRLMGGELQVVSTPGRGSRFAFSLRFGLQAGVAEAAPPGIGSQALCAARVLIVDDGAGAREVLMRACTALGLRPDSVADTDDALQRRALADANGAPYKLLLVDANMPGADGLDCVATLARQAPPAAAIPILLMVTPLSRDGVQARLAERQMKVGALLLKPVTPARLVEAVNRLLVDPFGGAAHELPSAPAPAKPHASLRGARILLVEDNETNQEVAVALLGTAGIEVSVAGNGQEALDWLERKDFDAVLMDCQMPVMDGYAATRALRRSPQRQSLPVIAMTANAMVGDREAALACGMNDHIAKPIDFEEVFATLERWVRPAAPPA; encoded by the coding sequence ATGATGCCGCTGCGCTCGCAGGACATTCGCGGCAAGCTCGCGCTGGCGCTCTTCGTCGCGGCACTGCTGGCATTCATGGCGGCCAGCGGGGCGGTGCTCCTGCTCGAACGCTTCACGCTCGAGATGCGCGCCCGCACCGTCGTCGAGCCCTATGTGCAGCTGGTTTCCGTGGGCGCGGAGGCCGCCGTGGCCTTCCGCGACACGACGCGGGCGCAGGAAATCCTCGACACCCTGCGCGCCAACGCACAGATCCTCGATGCGCAGATCGTGCTGGCCGACGGTAGCGAGCTGGCACGCTACCGCGCCCGTGGCCAGACGGCGCCCGAGGACCTGCCACCACGCGCCGACGGCCTGCTGGTGTCCCAGGACCGGCACACGGTGGACTCGTGGCAAGGCCTGCGCGACGGCGCGCGGCTGCACCTGGTGATGCACCTGGGCGAACTCGAGCGCCAGACACGCGATGCCCTGCTCATGATCGCCGCCGGGACGATCGTGCTGCTGACCGTGCTCGCCTTCGGCCTGCGGGCCGCGCTTCAGCGCAGCATCGTCAGCCCGATCGCCGCGCTCGCCGAGGCCGTCGATCGGGTGCGCACGGGGGCCGACTACGGCCCCCGCGTGCCGGTGGCCGGGGCCGACGAGATCGCCCGGCTGGGCCAGGGCTTCAACGCGATGCTGCAAGCGATCTCGGAGCGCGAGGGCGAACTGCGCCGGCTGTCGGTCGTGCATCGCGCGGTGCTCGACAACGTGGGCACCGGCATCGTCTCGGTCGGCCGCGACGGCGTGGTGACGACGTTCAACCGAGCGAGCGAGCGGCTGCTCGGCTACAGCGCCGACGAGGTGGTGGGCAAGCTGACGCCGGCCACCTGGCATGACCCGCAGGAAGTGGCCCACCGCGCGCGCGAGCTCACCGATCAGCTGGGCGAGCCCGTCGAGCCCGGCATGGAGGTGTTCTTCGCCCGCGCGCGCCGCAACCTGCCCGACGAGTCGGAATGGAACTTCATCCGCAAGGACGGCACCCGCGTGCCGGTGCAGCTGACCTTGACGGCCAAACGGGGCGAAGCCGGCGAGCCGCTCGGCTTCGTCGGCCTCGTGCTGGACCTCACGGAGCGCAAGCAGGCCGAGGCAGCGCAACACCGCTACCAGGTCGAACTCGAGCAGACCGTGCAGCAGCGCACCGCCGAACTGCGGCTCGCGCGCGATGCTGCCCAGGCGGCCAACCAGGCCAAGAGCGCGTTCCTGGCCAACATGAGCCACGAGATCCGTACGCCGATGAACGCGATCCTGGGCATGTCGGCCCTGGCCTTGAAGGGCGAGCTCGCGCCGCAGCAGCGCAACTACGTCGGCAAGGCGCATGCCGCGGCGAAATCCCTGCTCGGGATCATCAACGACATCCTCGACTTCTCGAAGATCGAGGCCGGCAAGCTGCAGCTGGAGTCGATCGCGTTCTCGCTCGACGAGGTGCTGGCGCAGTTGGTCGACGTGCTCGGCCTGCGCGCCGAGGAGGCGGGGCTGGAACTGTTGCTGGACCTGCCCGCGAATCTGCCGACGGCGTTGCTGGGCGATCCGTCGCGGCTCGGGCAGGTGCTGCTCAACCTGGGCAACAACGCCGTCAAGTTCACCGAGCACGGCGAGGTCACCATCGCCGTCGCCGCGCTGTCGTGCGACGCCAGCTCGGCCCTGCTGCAGTTCGAGGTGCGCGACACCGGCATCGGCATGAGCACCGAGGTGCAGCAGCACCTGTTCGAGTCGTTCTCGCAGGCAGATGCCTCCACCAGCCGCCGCTACGGCGGCACCGGGCTGGGGCTGGCGATCAGCCGGCACCTGGTGCGGCTGATGGGCGGCGAGCTGCAGGTTGTCAGCACGCCGGGGCGTGGCAGCCGCTTCGCTTTCAGCCTGCGATTCGGGTTGCAGGCCGGCGTGGCCGAAGCGGCGCCGCCGGGGATCGGCAGCCAGGCCCTGTGCGCCGCCCGCGTGCTGATCGTCGACGACGGCGCCGGTGCACGCGAGGTGCTCATGCGGGCCTGCACGGCCCTGGGTCTGCGGCCCGATTCGGTTGCCGACACCGACGACGCCTTGCAGCGCAGGGCGCTGGCCGATGCGAACGGCGCGCCGTACAAGCTTTTGCTGGTCGATGCGAACATGCCGGGCGCGGACGGACTCGATTGCGTCGCCACCCTGGCCCGGCAAGCGCCGCCCGCCGCGGCCATCCCGATCTTGCTGATGGTCACGCCGCTGTCGCGCGACGGCGTGCAGGCGCGGCTGGCCGAGCGACAGATGAAGGTCGGTGCGCTGCTGCTCAAGCCCGTCACACCGGCGAGGCTGGTCGAAGCGGTCAACCGGCTGCTCGTCGATCCGTTCGGCGGCGCCGCGCACGAGCTTCCCTCCGCACCCGCACCAGCCAAGCCGCACGCCAGCCTGCGCGGCGCACGCATCCTGCTTGTCGAGGACAACGAGACCAATCAGGAAGTGGCGGTCGCCCTGCTCGGCACCGCCGGCATCGAGGTCAGCGTGGCCGGCAACGGCCAGGAGGCGCTGGACTGGCTGGAGCGCAAGGATTTCGATGCCGTGCTGATGGACTGCCAGATGCCGGTGATGGACGGATACGCCGCCACGCGGGCCCTGCGCCGCTCGCCGCAGCGGCAATCGCTGCCGGTCATCGCGATGACGGCCAACGCGATGGTCGGTGACCGCGAGGCCGCCCTGGCGTGCGGCATGAACGACCACATCGCCAAGCCGATCGACTTCGAAGAGGTGTTCGCGACGCTGGAGCGCTGGGTTCGCCCGGCGGCGCCGCCGGCCTGA
- the ligA gene encoding NAD-dependent DNA ligase LigA: protein MSSHDPAARAGELHRLLHHHAHRYYVLDAPEIPDAEYDRLFQELQALEAAHPELQTPDSPTQRVLGKVLDGFAPVRHAVPMLSIRTETDTEATGALAFDARVRRELELADTDPPIEYAAELKFDGLAINLRYERGVLVQAATRGDGETGEDVTQNIRTIGQIPLRLNGTEAAVIEVRGEVYMRRDDFEALNEAQRQKGEKTYVNPRNTAAGAVRQLDPAVTMSRPLSFFAYGLGDVQGWEVPATHSSLLDALQAMGMPVCADRAVLQGAEGLVEFHRAMGAKRDALPFDIDGVVYKVNSRALQQRLGFVSREPRWAVAHKYPAQEQMTVLRDIDIQVGRTGKLTPVAKLEPVFVGGTTVSNATLHNEDETRRKDVRIGDTVIVRRAGDVIPEVVGVVLEKRTADVGEPFDLYKRLDGKCPVCGSAIAREEGEVDWRCSGGLYCPAQRKQAILHFAQRRALDVEGLGDKLVEQLVDAGIVRTLPELYTLGLAKLSALERMGEKSAANLLAGLEKSKSTTLARFLYGLGIRHVGETTAKDLAKHFGGIDRVMDASVEQLLEVNDVGPVVAQSIRTFFEQPHNREVVEQLRAVGLHWTEGEGTQADAGPKPLAGKTLVLTGTMPTLGRDEAKDLIEAAGGKVSGSVSKKTHFVIAGAEAGSKLDKARELGVSVLDEEGLRALLAGGGSDGAAS, encoded by the coding sequence ATGAGCTCCCACGACCCCGCTGCACGCGCCGGCGAATTGCACCGGCTGCTGCACCACCACGCGCACCGCTACTACGTGCTCGACGCGCCGGAGATCCCGGACGCCGAGTACGACCGCCTGTTCCAGGAACTGCAGGCCCTCGAGGCCGCTCATCCTGAACTGCAGACGCCGGACTCCCCCACCCAGCGTGTGCTCGGCAAGGTGCTCGATGGCTTCGCCCCGGTGCGGCATGCGGTGCCGATGCTGTCGATCCGCACCGAAACCGACACCGAAGCCACCGGCGCGCTGGCGTTCGACGCGCGTGTGCGCCGCGAGCTCGAGCTGGCCGACACCGACCCGCCCATCGAGTACGCCGCCGAGCTGAAGTTCGACGGCCTGGCCATCAACCTGCGCTACGAGCGTGGCGTGCTGGTTCAGGCCGCCACGCGCGGCGACGGCGAAACCGGCGAGGACGTGACGCAGAACATCCGCACCATCGGCCAGATCCCCTTGCGCCTGAACGGCACCGAAGCTGCCGTCATCGAGGTGCGCGGCGAGGTCTACATGCGCCGCGACGACTTCGAGGCGCTCAACGAGGCCCAGCGCCAGAAAGGCGAGAAGACGTACGTGAACCCGCGCAACACCGCGGCCGGCGCAGTGCGCCAGCTCGACCCGGCGGTGACGATGTCGCGGCCCTTGAGCTTCTTCGCCTACGGCCTGGGTGACGTGCAGGGCTGGGAAGTGCCGGCGACGCACTCGTCGCTGCTCGACGCGCTGCAGGCCATGGGCATGCCGGTGTGCGCCGATCGCGCGGTGCTGCAGGGTGCCGAGGGCCTGGTCGAGTTCCACCGCGCGATGGGCGCGAAGCGCGACGCGCTGCCCTTCGACATCGACGGCGTGGTCTACAAGGTCAATTCGCGCGCGCTGCAGCAGCGGCTGGGTTTCGTCTCGCGCGAGCCGCGCTGGGCGGTGGCGCACAAATACCCGGCGCAGGAGCAGATGACGGTGTTGCGCGACATCGACATCCAGGTCGGCCGCACCGGCAAGCTCACGCCGGTGGCCAAGCTGGAGCCGGTGTTCGTCGGCGGCACGACGGTGAGCAACGCCACGCTGCACAACGAGGACGAGACGCGCCGCAAGGACGTTCGCATCGGCGACACGGTGATCGTGCGCCGTGCCGGCGACGTGATCCCGGAGGTGGTGGGCGTGGTGCTGGAGAAGCGGACGGCCGACGTGGGCGAGCCCTTCGACCTGTACAAGCGCCTGGACGGAAAGTGCCCGGTGTGCGGCAGCGCCATCGCGCGCGAGGAAGGCGAGGTCGACTGGCGTTGCAGCGGCGGCCTGTACTGCCCGGCGCAGCGCAAGCAGGCCATCCTGCATTTTGCGCAGCGCCGCGCGCTCGACGTCGAGGGTCTGGGCGACAAGCTGGTCGAGCAGCTCGTCGACGCCGGCATCGTGCGCACGCTGCCCGAGCTGTACACGCTCGGCCTGGCCAAGCTCAGCGCGCTGGAACGCATGGGAGAGAAGAGCGCCGCCAACCTGCTGGCCGGGCTGGAGAAGAGCAAATCGACGACGCTGGCGCGCTTCCTCTATGGCCTGGGCATCCGCCATGTCGGCGAGACGACGGCGAAGGACCTGGCGAAACACTTCGGCGGCATCGATCGCGTGATGGATGCGAGCGTGGAGCAGCTGCTGGAGGTCAACGACGTCGGCCCGGTGGTGGCGCAGAGCATCCGCACCTTCTTCGAGCAGCCGCACAACCGCGAGGTGGTCGAGCAGTTGCGCGCAGTCGGCCTGCACTGGACGGAAGGCGAGGGCACGCAGGCCGATGCCGGCCCCAAGCCGCTGGCCGGCAAGACGCTGGTGCTCACGGGCACGATGCCCACGCTGGGCCGCGACGAGGCCAAGGATCTGATCGAGGCGGCGGGCGGCAAGGTCAGCGGCTCAGTGTCGAAGAAGACGCACTTCGTGATCGCCGGTGCCGAGGCTGGCAGCAAGCTCGACAAGGCGCGCGAGCTGGGCGTGTCTGTGCTCGACGAGGAGGGCCTGCGAGCCTTGCTGGCCGGCGGCGGCAGCGACGGAGCAGCCTCATGA
- a CDS encoding YfiR family protein, whose amino-acid sequence MKQRSLTRRVCGALLGCMLAMLPPHGGAGAQDRPAESAARVEAAFLRNFARYVGWPSRAFASERSAWNICVLGNGHFDGTLEETFRNRTEQGRAFEVLRATRLEQLPPCQIIFVDLAQATDRRAVLARLQKQPVLTVGRAPEFLDEGGIVRLLAGDRIEMSINLDQARAASLTIPSTMLEVSRGVLENGTLRRWR is encoded by the coding sequence ATGAAGCAGCGCTCGCTGACCCGCCGAGTCTGCGGGGCCCTGCTCGGCTGCATGCTCGCCATGCTGCCGCCCCACGGCGGCGCCGGCGCGCAGGACCGGCCCGCCGAGTCCGCGGCGAGGGTGGAAGCCGCATTCCTGCGCAACTTCGCGCGTTACGTCGGCTGGCCATCGCGCGCGTTCGCCAGCGAGCGCTCGGCCTGGAACATCTGCGTGCTCGGCAACGGCCACTTCGACGGCACGCTGGAGGAGACCTTCCGGAACCGCACCGAGCAAGGCCGCGCGTTCGAGGTGCTGCGGGCCACCCGGCTGGAGCAGTTGCCGCCGTGCCAGATCATCTTCGTCGACCTCGCGCAGGCCACCGATCGCCGGGCCGTGCTGGCCAGGCTCCAGAAGCAGCCGGTGCTGACCGTGGGCAGAGCGCCGGAGTTCCTCGACGAGGGGGGGATCGTCCGGCTGCTGGCCGGCGACCGCATCGAGATGAGCATCAACCTCGATCAGGCCCGCGCCGCCTCGCTGACGATCCCCTCGACGATGCTCGAAGTCTCGCGCGGAGTCCTGGAGAACGGCACGCTGCGGAGGTGGCGATGA